One Nitrospirota bacterium DNA segment encodes these proteins:
- a CDS encoding FtsX-like permease family protein codes for MVGALGLLGVGQLVERPVRTLVTVLGIAIGVSVSVAIQTANVWVLKSFEETVATVAGRATLQVSGGDLGLDETVIESLRRQPDVLAATPILQQTARMAGGPRQGAPVLVVALDLLEAADLKGFRLRNERKDAAATVGLDELLAENSLFVGARLASEWRLQVGSPLDLLVGTRVYRLVVRGIVESEGGLPSAWESLAVMDIAAAQSLFGLVGRLDRVDLVTDPARPVAEVAQALQALLPPPLTASRPARRAEQVERMVRAFQLNLATLSAVGLLVGLLLVYNTVSFAVVTRRREIGILRTLGLSRFGVSLLFVGQATMLGGLGGLVGSGLGGLLARGLVSLQSRTVSELYVPLVDPAAEVLALPPALWLQGVAIGVLVSILGALVPSLEAGRTDPARALAPGDYEVAQASRSGLLAWLGAGGLLLAGLFALPGPIKGLPLFGYASAFCLLLSLSCLSPALVGLFGRTVAGGRARWGRLVGAVGRVAASQVERSPGRSAVTVSALMVGIAVMVGVGTMIQSFRHTVEAWVDQTVLADLVLAPPSWPQGDESGLLSRRIPQAWAGVVAGVPGVAAVDPFRQLRVEIQGRPMSLVARDLGVHGERSRYLFLEGDSRDTLRRTAAADGVIVSEVLAATLNVRRGDSLRLTTPLGERTFPIAGVFYDYATDGGKVVMDQALYHRLWPDPTTTVLAIYVRQGEDVGVVRERILAQMREVAGPEEQMAVIRNGEIKAEILAIFDRTFRVTYALDLIVVVIALLGIFNTLLTSVLERRRELATLRAIGASERQIGRLVLWEASYLGVLGGLLGLVGGGLLSALLIYVVNKQSFGWTIQLTVPTGLVGQAIGLALGVALIAGFLPALWAARQVIADGLRYE; via the coding sequence ATGGTCGGAGCGTTGGGACTGCTCGGAGTCGGACAGCTTGTGGAGCGTCCGGTCCGCACGCTCGTGACCGTTCTCGGGATCGCCATCGGCGTGTCCGTGTCCGTTGCGATCCAAACGGCCAACGTCTGGGTGCTGAAATCCTTCGAGGAGACCGTTGCAACCGTTGCCGGTCGGGCGACGTTGCAAGTGTCCGGAGGAGATCTCGGCCTGGACGAGACGGTGATCGAGTCACTCCGCCGGCAGCCGGACGTGCTCGCCGCCACGCCGATCCTGCAGCAGACTGCGAGGATGGCGGGCGGGCCGCGTCAGGGTGCGCCGGTCCTCGTCGTCGCCCTCGATCTGCTCGAAGCGGCCGACCTGAAGGGGTTCCGCCTTCGCAACGAGAGGAAGGATGCGGCCGCCACGGTGGGGCTGGACGAGCTGCTCGCCGAGAATTCCCTGTTCGTGGGAGCCCGCCTGGCGTCCGAATGGCGGCTGCAGGTGGGCAGTCCGCTCGACCTGCTGGTGGGCACCCGCGTCTATCGGCTCGTGGTGCGGGGCATCGTGGAGTCGGAAGGCGGACTTCCCTCCGCCTGGGAAAGTCTGGCCGTGATGGACATCGCCGCCGCGCAGAGCTTGTTCGGGCTGGTCGGTCGGCTGGACCGGGTGGATCTCGTCACCGATCCGGCCCGGCCGGTGGCGGAGGTGGCCCAAGCCCTCCAGGCCCTGCTGCCTCCTCCGCTCACGGCGAGCCGCCCGGCGCGGCGCGCGGAGCAGGTAGAGCGGATGGTGCGGGCCTTTCAGCTCAACCTGGCCACGTTGAGCGCGGTCGGACTGTTGGTCGGGCTGCTCCTGGTCTACAACACGGTCTCGTTTGCGGTCGTGACGCGGCGGCGGGAGATCGGCATCCTCCGCACCTTGGGCCTGTCCCGATTCGGCGTGAGCCTGCTCTTCGTGGGGCAGGCGACCATGCTGGGGGGGCTGGGCGGACTGGTGGGGAGCGGGTTGGGCGGGCTGTTGGCGCGCGGGCTGGTCTCCCTCCAGAGTCGGACGGTCTCTGAGCTGTACGTGCCTCTCGTCGATCCCGCAGCCGAGGTGTTGGCCCTGCCGCCCGCTCTGTGGCTGCAAGGGGTTGCGATCGGCGTCCTGGTGTCGATCCTCGGCGCGCTCGTGCCCAGCCTGGAGGCGGGCCGGACGGATCCGGCGCGGGCCCTCGCGCCCGGCGACTATGAAGTCGCGCAGGCCTCCCGCTCCGGACTGCTCGCCTGGCTCGGCGCCGGCGGATTGCTCCTGGCCGGATTGTTCGCGCTGCCCGGCCCGATCAAGGGGCTTCCGCTGTTCGGCTACGCCTCCGCCTTTTGCCTGTTGCTGAGCCTGTCCTGTCTGTCGCCGGCGCTCGTCGGCCTGTTCGGTCGGACCGTGGCGGGGGGGCGGGCCCGATGGGGGAGACTGGTCGGCGCGGTCGGCCGGGTGGCGGCGAGCCAGGTCGAGCGGTCGCCGGGGCGCAGCGCGGTCACGGTCTCGGCGCTGATGGTCGGCATCGCCGTCATGGTGGGGGTCGGAACCATGATCCAGAGCTTCCGTCACACGGTCGAGGCCTGGGTCGATCAGACCGTGCTGGCGGATCTGGTCTTGGCTCCTCCGTCCTGGCCGCAGGGGGACGAAAGTGGCCTGCTGTCACGGCGCATCCCGCAGGCTTGGGCCGGCGTCGTGGCTGGCGTGCCGGGCGTGGCGGCGGTCGATCCGTTCCGACAATTGCGCGTGGAGATTCAGGGACGGCCGATGTCGTTGGTGGCGAGGGATCTCGGGGTCCACGGGGAGCGGAGCCGGTATCTGTTTCTGGAGGGGGACTCGAGGGACACGTTGCGGCGGACGGCGGCGGCCGATGGCGTGATCGTGTCGGAGGTCCTGGCCGCGACGCTCAACGTGAGGCGGGGCGACTCGCTGCGGTTGACGACGCCGCTCGGGGAACGAACCTTTCCGATCGCGGGCGTGTTTTACGACTATGCCACCGACGGAGGGAAGGTGGTCATGGACCAGGCCCTCTACCATCGGCTCTGGCCGGATCCCACGACCACCGTGCTGGCGATCTACGTTCGGCAGGGGGAGGACGTGGGCGTGGTGCGAGAGCGGATCCTCGCCCAGATGCGGGAGGTAGCCGGTCCGGAGGAGCAGATGGCGGTGATCCGGAACGGCGAGATCAAGGCCGAGATCCTGGCGATCTTCGACCGGACCTTTCGGGTAACGTACGCGCTGGACCTCATCGTGGTCGTGATCGCCCTGCTGGGCATCTTCAACACGCTCCTGACCTCCGTCCTCGAACGGCGGCGGGAGCTGGCCACGTTGCGGGCGATCGGCGCCAGCGAGCGGCAGATCGGGCGGCTGGTGTTGTGGGAGGCGTCGTACCTGGGCGTCCTCGGCGGGCTGCTGGGGCTCGTGGGAGGCGGGCTCCTGTCCGCCCTCCTGATCTACGTCGTCAACAAACAGTCCTTCGGCTGGACGATCCAGCTCACGGTTCCGACCGGGCTGGTGGGGCAGGCGATCGGCTTGGCCCTGGGCGTGGCGCTCATCGCCGGCTTCCTGCCGGCCCTCTGGGCGGCCAGGCAGGTCATCGCCGACGGCTTACGCTACGAATAG
- the bioB gene encoding biotin synthase BioB: MTDFQLFAEKALRDEVLSREECRTVLQTSNERLMDLLGAAFRVRERHFGRTVRLQMLLNAKSGACQEDCHYCSQSSISTAEIERYGLVPREQMMEGARRAAAAKAQRYCIVISGRSPLDRELQEIAEAVRAIKREVPIQVCCSLGLLSEGQARTLKSAGVDRINHNLNTSEAYHQAICTTHTFRDRLDTIEHARAAGLEICSGGIIGMGETDEDVIDLALALREVKPHSIPLNALHPVAGTPLEQARHLSPQRCLKVLCLFRFLHPRTEIRIAGGREFNLRTLQPLALYPADSLFIGGYLTTPGQPAPEAWKMIADLGFDIEVDYSPAARDA; this comes from the coding sequence ATGACCGATTTTCAGCTCTTCGCCGAAAAAGCCCTGCGCGACGAAGTCCTCTCGCGCGAGGAATGCCGGACGGTTCTGCAGACGTCGAATGAGCGGCTCATGGACCTCCTGGGCGCCGCGTTCCGCGTGCGCGAGCGGCACTTCGGACGGACGGTCAGGCTGCAGATGCTCTTGAACGCCAAGAGCGGCGCCTGCCAGGAGGACTGCCACTACTGCTCCCAATCCTCGATCTCGACCGCCGAGATCGAACGGTACGGGCTGGTGCCGCGCGAGCAGATGATGGAGGGAGCCAGGCGCGCCGCGGCCGCCAAGGCGCAGCGTTACTGCATCGTGATCAGCGGCCGGAGCCCCCTGGACCGGGAGCTTCAGGAGATTGCCGAGGCCGTGCGGGCGATCAAGAGGGAAGTCCCGATCCAGGTCTGCTGCTCATTGGGGCTGCTGAGCGAGGGACAGGCCCGGACCCTGAAGAGCGCCGGCGTGGACCGAATCAACCACAACCTGAACACGAGCGAGGCCTACCATCAGGCCATCTGCACGACCCACACCTTCCGCGACCGGCTGGACACAATCGAGCACGCCAGAGCCGCGGGGCTCGAGATCTGCTCCGGCGGCATCATCGGCATGGGGGAAACCGACGAGGACGTGATCGACCTGGCGCTGGCGCTCCGGGAGGTCAAACCCCACTCGATTCCGCTCAACGCGCTGCATCCCGTTGCGGGCACCCCGTTGGAGCAGGCGCGCCACTTGTCGCCGCAACGGTGCCTGAAGGTCCTGTGTCTGTTCCGGTTCCTCCATCCCCGGACCGAGATCCGGATCGCCGGCGGACGGGAGTTCAACCTGCGGACCCTGCAGCCCCTGGCCCTCTACCCCGCCGACTCCCTCTTTATCGGCGGGTACCTGACCACCCCGGGCCAGCCGGCCCCCGAAGCCTGGAAGATGATCGCCGACCTGGGGTTCGACATCGAGGTGGACTATAGCCCCGCGGCGCGTGACGCGTGA